caacgaagacgaggagaatGACCAGAACGAAAAGGACAAGGTCAGTGAAACAACAGCGACTCCGGCAGCAACTTCGACAGCAGCTTCGACAGCAGCCTCGACAGCAGCCTCGACAGCAACTTCGACACCCAAGCCAGACACAGGTCTTCCGATAGAGGCCAAAGCCGGCATCGCCGCTGGCGCCGGAGCTGCAGGACTCATATGCATCGGTCTCTTGGCCTGGTTGATCATAAGACGAAAACGAAGAGCGATGGGAGAGTCGGACGCAATGAGCCTGGCGTCGGTACAGACAGGTTGGTCTAGATCTGGCGACATGAAAATGGCCTATCCAAGCCAAGGATACCCTCACTTTATCCCACAAGAGATGGGAACATACAATGAGCGCCAGCCCCCGGCTGAGATGCCCTGATGAAGGAGAATGAATTGCATAGCAACGGAGTTGTTTGCTTTTGTTTATGTTTGATGAGACCATATGAACTGGAGAGGGTGTTTGTTTTGGGACAGGAGAAAAGCGCATTCATTACCATAGTTCTATTTTCTGGGCGAGTGTTTGATAAATTGAGCGAATTAATTTGTTTTGTATCCATCTACAGCTTCgacttgggcttggtgaCAACTCCGACACACTTGATCTCAATGTCTGCGTTGAGAGGAAGAGTCTTGACGGCAACGCATCTGTGAGAAGTTAGCATTCGTGAGAGATATTTGTCTGTTAGCAACTCACGTCCGGGCAGGCTTAATCTCGCCCCAGTAGTTCTGGTACACCTCGTTCATCTTGGCGTAGTACTTGAGGTCCGACAGGAAAATGTTGACCTCGACAACATCGTTGATGCTGGAGCCGGCCTCCTCCAGAATAGCGCCGAGGTTGCGGATGATTTGGTGCTATAAATTCATGAGCCCAACATCTCAACTACCATGGAGGAGCGTAAATACTGTGTGAGCCTCAATATCGCCGTCAATGATCTTGCCGGTCTGAGGATCCATGGCGAGAGCGCCCGAAGTGAAGACAAAGCCATTAGCAATAATGGCCTGGTTCATGAGGCTGGCCGGCGTGGCCGGAGCCTTCTTGGAGGAAACTGGAGTTCGAGACATGTTTTTACAGGTAATATCGGCGGTGTTTGGCTGTAAATTGATGCTTGAGAGTTGACAGAAATGGATTACCAAGATGGAGGTTCAGTCAAGCGCAATGCGGGGAGCCAGATCTAAACACCGAAAGTTCCATGGGTACCCGCTTGGAACCGACCGAGTATCTCAACCACCAGCGGAAATAGGCTTCTTAATTCCAGTTTCGGGTCTAATGATGATATCGCTGAGTAATTGGGATTAAGCCACGGATTGGAGTGTTTGCTCCTAAATTCATGGGACAATGGCCTTGAATCTCATCTTCCTAATTGGGTATTAACGGTGGCCGAGGTCCATGCTAGGCCGAGATCGGGGCACTTCAAGATAAAGCAAATATGTTTTCTTAAAAGAAGCAGCTTATGGCTGCACCAGTATAGAATAAGGCACAAGCTTCAAGAAGTATTCAGGATTGACTTGCGTCACTTGTGTTACCTTCAGTCATCCACACTTCTCTGTGATGCGACATGCACCCAACAGCTCACCCATCTTTCCCAACCCCTGACAAAAGGCACAGGAAGGAAAAGTCACGTTTCCCATCTAACCGCCGTGCTCGACCCGAATATCTGGTAAAGGTAAACAAGCCCACGGAGAGACCCAGCCCTGCTCTCGGTCCTCGCTTCCATGGCAAGATCCCATTGGCCAGAGACACGGGCACGTTGGTTGTCATTCTTGAGCCGTGACAGGTTTTTAGTTTCATCCAGACTTTCGGAAACCACTTAGAATCTGTTGGCAGGGCGGTTCGACCTCAGGCCCGCAAATACTGGGCGTCAAGCATCCGGATTGATCAGCCCTGCGACGCGGTCAGCTTCGTCTAGAGGCAACACCATGAATATCATCACCAGCCCGACGTGGCAGCCCGGAGCATGAGTTGATTGGGCTCTATTTGCGTCCTGGAGTGTTTCGCTTCTGGAATATTGACACTAAGGGGTCAGCTACCGACCCAACACCAATGGTCGCTGTTGTAGGAGCCCGCTGGTATAAGAAGCGGTGACCAGTATGCGATTTCTTGAGATGCCAGACATTCACTTCATTCAGCATTCAAATCTCCTCTTTGCAtagaagaagcccaagactcATCGAGATGCTGTCGGCATTCCTCCTCCTGTTCCTGGCCACCACAAGCGTGGCCATGCCTCAGCCAACTTCTCAGCCAACTCCTCAGCCAACGCCTGAGCTAATGAAGCGGGTAAGCATCATGGTCACTCGTACCATGATCCTCCGACTAATGACTTCGTTGTAGAACGCGACTACCAACTCCACAAGACACGATTGCATGCGAAATTGCACATCGCAGTGCGGTCATGGTGGTGTTTGTGATTTGGTGTGCTCCATCCTCAAATGCCCCCCGAACATGAAACGAGCGGACCTTTCAGGCGAAttcgagaagaagcaggtAGCCAgaagggaggaagaggaagaggaagaggaggatggattTGAAGACGTTGAGGTGGTCGAGACAAGCCATGTCAACTGATGCCATGTGAAGGCGGATTTCTTATACCCCCAGTGCAAATATTCCGGAATGACATGAGGAACGAGATAAACGAAGCAATGATATATAGTTAATGGATCTCGAATTTTCTGTAATAACCGTTAGCCGGCCAAAGGGGCGACGCAGCTAACCCAAATCAACGCCGACGCTATGCCCAACCATCTCCCAACTTCCGAGAGAATCCAAAGAAACAAAAGAGCTGGAATCCGAGGCAGCAGAGTGACTCTACTCTGCATGTCCACTGATCCCTCCCTTGATGCCTTCAAGAATGCCGGACCAGTGTCCACCTTGCCGAACCTTGGACACATCAGAGAACTGATCACAGGTGATCTTTCGAATGAGAAGAGTATCTTTGGCCTTCTTGTGTGTCTTTCCATCGCCCCTGAGCAGGTACTCTTCGAACCATCCCTCTTCGGCGGTGTCGAAGGGGAGGAACGCAAGCTCGGCGGCCCGGTCTGCGTAGTCTTCGCCCTGATAGTCCAGAACAGCGCCCACAAGTTTTCGGAACAGAAGCTCACGGGTGTGAGGAGGATGTGTTCGAGAGTAGAAGAGCGCTTCAGAGACGTTTGTTTGAGCCATGGCATCGAAGAGCAACTCGAGAGCGGCCGAGGTCTTCAGGATAGGCTGCACCGCGTAGAAGTAGGAGAGTGCGATACTGAAGTCTTTATCGGAGGCGCGGCGGACGAGGAcggtgatgatgtcgtcggcAAAGTCTGGGATGAGTGAAGGGTGCGAGATATATTCAAGGGCTCGCTATGACAGGTCAGTGGATTGTGAGCATGGCTAGGTATGTAGAGGAACCTACAGAGAAGTCGTGTCTGTCAAGATACCACAGGCCCTTCATGAAGATTTCGTACTTCTTGGGCATTCCAGATTCCTCTACAAAGGCCTCCGAGACGCTCTCGTGTTCCGAGGTTTGGTCAaagtcgaggaggatgtAGTAGAAGATGGAGTATTTGTGATGCATAGACATGTTGGCTTCGCAGATTTGTTGATGCAATTGCTTCAGTGCATTGTCGGTCTTGGGAGGGTAGATCTTGGCTGTGAAGAAGAAATCAGCAAATGCGACGGTATTGCATCCACGTTAGAACCTACCCTTGGTGATTCCCACAGCCCTCAAAACACGGTCGATGAAGAGTGCGCCATCGAAGCTTTTGCGACAAGCCTCGATGTCGGATTGGGTCTTGCGATCGTATGGGTTCGTCGCCTCAGAGGAGAACACATGGTGGATATTGGCGTAGTCGAACATTTTGTTGGATTTGGGAGTAACTCTAGAaaccttgaggagcttgaagagcttgaagAGCCATCGCGAAACGGTCAAAGCAGAGCTCCGAGCTGTCGCGCTTTCACGTGACTTAGTTGGCGCCAGGGCACCCCGCGCCGGCAGCCGCCTTCAGGGGATTGTTTACAAACTGCGGGACTGATTGGGACATTTCCAAACAAACGCGGGGCGCAACCACTTTATTATCATCTCAACCCAACACCCTTGAGCACCGCCCTGACATTTGCGCTGCATGAGCAATACATCATTTTTCGATTAGATACCCCTACGAACACTCACAATGTCGGGCGCATCCCCGACAAGACCGACCCGGCGGGCCACCAGACGCACCGCAATCATTGAttccgatgatgaggatgacctcgTCTCCAACCGCTCCAAGAtccaagaggaggaagaggactaTGAGCCAGAGCCGCAAAAAAGCCCTCGACGGCAAACACGAGGTGGACGCAAGTCGTCAACTCCCGCTGCCGCACCTAAACCCAGAGGCCGTCCCCGCAAGAGTGCCGCCTCCACCGCCTCGATCGAGCCCAGCGAGGTGTTTGATGCCGACTCGACGATCAAGCCTGAGCCAGAATCTGCGAAGAAACCTGCACCCCGGAAGCGCAAGAGCGCAGCCACGAGAAGCTCGATCGGATCCATCCCCGACCTTCCTCCTCCCACACCGCAAGCCGGCTCCCCAGAGACATCAAGGATAGAAGCATCCCAGGCGGACACTTCAACATCCAGTGTGAATACTACGACCGTCGATGATACCCAGGCTACCATCAAGCCTATCAAGCCCATGGACACCATTATGGAGAAGCCCATGGACATTGTGCTCAAGTCACGGACTGTGACCATACCCATTGTGGAGGACACAACACCCAAGGCCCGTATTGTTTTGACGCATCTCATCTTGAACAACTTCAAGAGTTATGCCGGCAGACAAGAAGTCGGTCCCTTCCATGCGTCCTTCTCTTCCGTCGTTGGCCCCAACGGTTCTGGAAAGTCCAACGTTATTGACTCGctcctcttcgtctttgGTTTCCGAGCCAGCAAGATGCGACAAGGGAAGATTTCGGCTCTTATTCACAACTCTGCTCAGCATCCGAACTTGGAGTACTGTGAGGTTGCCGTTCACTTCCAAGAAGTCATGGATCAGGTATGAAGCCTTAGTCCCAAGCTTGGTACCCTTACTAACACGTTCAAGCCTGGTGGTGGCCACGAGGTTATTCCTGACTCCGAACTCATTATCTCACGAAAAGCGTTCCGAAACAACTCGAGCAAATACTACATCAACGGCAAGGAATCCAATTTTACGACAGTCACCACTCTCCTCAAAGACCGAGGCGTCGATCTGGACCACAAGCGATTCCTGATTCTTCAGGGTGAAGTCGAGTCAATTGCTCAGATGAAGCCCAAGGCTGCAAACgagcatgatgatggcctACTCGAGTACCTCGAAGACATTATCGGAACCTCCAAGTACAAGACGCCAATCGAAGAATCCGCTGCCGAAGTCGAGACCCTCAATGATGTTTGCATGGAGAAGAGCGGTCGAGTTCAGCACgtcgagaaggaaaagaacagcctcgaggacaagaaggacaaggcaATTGCCTACATCCGAGATGAAAACGAGCTGGCCATGAAGCAGTCTGCGCTTTACCAGCTATTCCTTCACAAGTGCAGCGAGAATGTTGCTGTGACTCaggaagccatcagccaGATGCAAGCTCAGCTCGACGCCGAGCTTGAGAAGCACCACGGCAGTGAGCAAATAATCAAGAGCCTCGAAGGTGAGCACGCCAAGGGTGCCAAGGAGTTTGAGGCCCAGGAGAAGCAAACACAGGCcctcgtcaaggagatgTCCAAGTTTGAGCAGGAGCGTGTCAAATTCGACGAAAAGCGAAAGTTCTTGGAGGACAAGCGCAAGAAGCTTGAGAAGACCATTGCCAATGCCGAAACGACATCTGCCGAAGCCGACGAGACCATTGAGCAATGCGGGGAGGAAATTGAAATCCGAACCCAGGCGAtcggcgagcttgaggaACAAATCCAAACCGCCGAAGCTGAACTCGCCAAGATCCGTGACAGCTTGAAGGGCAAGACTCAAGCTTTCTCTGACCAAATCGCGGCTCTTCAAAAGTCTCTGGAGCCTTGGATGGAAAAGATCAACCAGAAGCAGTCGGCAATTGCTGTCGCAGAGAGTGAACTCAGCATTCTCCAGGAGAAGGCCAATGCTGGTGCTGTCGCTTTGGAAGAGCTTGAGGCCAAGATTGTCTCCATCGAAGAGGGCAaggcggccaagaagaaggagctcaAGTCTTGCCAAGCGGAAAAGGCTGAGCTTCTGAAGGAGGCCGCCAAGATGGAGTCTGAGTTGCAGGTCCTCTCCGAACAGGAGCCCAAGATTCGCTCCA
This region of Fusarium falciforme chromosome 5, complete sequence genomic DNA includes:
- a CDS encoding ELYS domain-containing protein; this translates as MFDYANIHHVFSSEATNPYDRKTQSDIEACRKSFDGALFIDRVLRAVGITKAKIYPPKTDNALKQLHQQICEANMSMHHKYSIFYYILLDFDQTSEHESVSEAFVEESGMPKKYEIFMKGLWYLDRHDFSRALEYISHPSLIPDFADDIITVLVRRASDKDFSIALSYFYAVQPILKTSAALELLFDAMAQTNVSEALFYSRTHPPHTRELLFRKLVGAVLDYQGEDYADRAAELAFLPFDTAEEGWFEEYLLRGDGKTHKKAKDTLLIRKITCDQFSDVSKVRQGGHWSGILEGIKGGISGHAE